A region of the Leptospira venezuelensis genome:
TTCCATTTGAAGTGCCGCAACTTTTTTGAGTCGAATTCCTTCCGAAACAACCATAAGTACATATAGAAGCCAGCCTGCAGCTAATGCGAAAGCCAAGGTCATTTCTAAAATAGTAAAACCCTGTCTCTTCCTAAGAGGGTTTCTTCTTTTAAAACTTACTCGTGCCATATTGCTCGCTACGTTTGTATTCTTCCAATTGCTCCTTGGAAACTACAACTTCACCATCTTCTATATCAGATTTCCCGCCATAACGTTTGATGATCAGCGTTCTCTTGATTTCAGGATCAGGACCTAAATGGATATAAAAATCTTCCGAAACTGCCATAGGAGAAAATGGAATTCGGATCTTTCCTGTATTATATCTATAACCTCTTCCATCCATCACATCTACGATTGAAGAAGAGCTGGGAAGTTCCCTATCTTTGAATATAGGAACTTCCTTCATACCAGTCTCATCTCTTTCAATGTCTATAATGGTGTATGTTTCAGTATCTACGTTTAACTGAAGATAAACTGTCCTCTGATTAATCTTTGCCCTTCTAAAACAGAAGTTTACAACATCATGCAATAACATTGCTTCTTCTTGGGCACCAGGTGTGAATAGACTAGCTAGGGAAGGAAGCACAAGAGCGAACATTACACCAATTAGGAACACTGCGACTCCCAATTCGATCAATGTGAAGCCGGAACGGATCCGGCCTTTCGCTCTCGGGCCCATTGGATTTATTTTTTTGTGCCGGCAGAAGTGAATTGAGCAGGATACTGTTCTTCTTTAGTAATATCGAAGTCTGAGTTCAAACCTTCTCCACCTTCTACTTTATCTTGGCCAAAAGTGATGATCTGAATCTCGCCTGCGCCGTCGTATCTAAGTTTGTATGGATTCTTCCAAGGATCATTGATAGCATCTTTACTATTCATCATTGGGGTCCAAGTCTCAGGAATATCTCCAGTAGTCGGTTTTTCCACTAACGCGTCTAAACCTTGCTCTTCGCTAGGATAAGTTCCAAATTTAGAAGCATATCTTTCTAAATGCATTCTAAGTTCCTGTCTGTCTTTTTTGATCTTCATCTTCGCGGTTTCGTTAGTTACAGTGCCGAAAT
Encoded here:
- a CDS encoding type II secretion system protein yields the protein MGPRAKGRIRSGFTLIELGVAVFLIGVMFALVLPSLASLFTPGAQEEAMLLHDVVNFCFRRAKINQRTVYLQLNVDTETYTIIDIERDETGMKEVPIFKDRELPSSSSIVDVMDGRGYRYNTGKIRIPFSPMAVSEDFYIHLGPDPEIKRTLIIKRYGGKSDIEDGEVVVSKEQLEEYKRSEQYGTSKF
- the gspG gene encoding type II secretion system major pseudopilin GspG; the protein is MKTGNKRRKGFTLIELAIVVAILGALMAIILVNVDFGTVTNETAKMKIKKDRQELRMHLERYASKFGTYPSEEQGLDALVEKPTTGDIPETWTPMMNSKDAINDPWKNPYKLRYDGAGEIQIITFGQDKVEGGEGLNSDFDITKEEQYPAQFTSAGTKK